In Cryptomeria japonica chromosome 5, Sugi_1.0, whole genome shotgun sequence, the genomic window GTGGATATAGGTGATGTACCTTCCAATGGGAAATGACACATAAAATTTCAAGTTGCTAACAAATGTCCACATCTTATTTTACAAATCGTAGCCATGGACAACTTTACTTCTCAAGATATTACTAATCTAGAAGAATGTATGAATTTCATTGCATTAAGAGACATTGACATTACTTTGTACTAGTTATTGTCTTTACTACTAGCAATAGGTGTAGAAAAAGCTCttattcatttctatttattgtatAGGACTTGAACATTATCTACTCTATTCAACATAGCTATTAAATGTTTCTAGAAAATAGAGAATAGAATATTCGAATTGGTAGAGGACATACAATTTTCTTAGTATAACTTATAATATGTTCATTTTTTTTCCTATCCTATAGTAAATTAACATGAATATTTATTAAATGTCTTAATTAAAATAGTTTTTATAGACATATTGTTGTATTATAAATTTCACCAATATGATCTTATAACAATTTTTCCATTTGATAAACTTGTAGCTGACATTTCTAACACAACTTCCAATTGTAATAATGAAATGTGAGTAGATAAGCTTTAAAAATGTAGAAGTTTATAAAAAATTAGATAAGACTAACCTGAGGATCCACTAGATTAATGGTGGCTAGGTGTAGTGCCGTGTTTCCAGAAATATCTCGATCATAACTCACCAATTTTGCAACTTCTTCAAGTTTATAGTGAAAGAGTAGCTTTTGCACCACCTCAAATTGATTACTTTCCACAGCAAAGTGTAAAGTAGTTTTAAGGTCACTGCTACGAATTTCAACACAATCAGGCATTCTTGAAATGAATATCTCAATCATGTCCCAACGACCCTTGATGGCTGCTACATGCACTGCACACCTTCCAAAATTATCCCTCTTTGTCATTATACTCTTGTCAAAACAAAATACATGTACATTTAGTATTTCAGTAACAATCCTTGGATCTTCTCCATGAATGGCACAATGCAAAGGAGTGGCACCATAGACATCCCTTATAAGCAGTATGAAATGCACTATATTGCTAAAACTTTTCCTCTCAATTATCAGCCTTGCAACCTCTGTATCACATTAACATCAAACTTatgattagaaaaatacaaatttaGTAAAATTTACCTAAAATTTACCACTAAAACTGACTCCAAATTGTTGAACTACAAATTTCtccctaaaaataaataaaaggaaaaaatgatttcttgaaagaaaattccTTTACCGAAATGGCCTCCGTAAGCAGCAACATGCAGGCAAGTTTGGTGATCATTCCTCGGCCAGATGATGAGATAGAAGGGCGTAGCGTCCACCAAAACCCTAACTGCATCCACGTGACCGTGCTCTGCAGCTATTAACAGAGCCGATTCTCCAAACTGATTGCGTTTAGCGGCTGGACACTTGTTGTAGCGGAGAAGAGTAGTAATTATCTCAGCATTTCCCCCCTTAGCAGCTGAGTGCAGCGGCGTATTGTAATCGGCATTGCGAGCTGTAATGAGGCCTTTCACATTTTGAAGAATCCACTGAACCAGCTCCAAATGTCCGTCCTTTGCAGCAATGTGCAGAACAGTATTGCCTTCAAAACTAACTTCTTTCAGTTGCCTAGGGTTTTGACCGTGCAATTTCTTAATAGCATCAAGATCGCCATTTCTGGCAGCAAGAAAAACTGCAGCATTCATCTTTCTCAAGTACTCTTTTTCAATCTTCCAAGCTCTCTCACAAATTGCTTAATCAATCACTGAATTTCTCACAAATCGCCTAATTAGTCACTGAATTTGTCACAAATTACCTGATCAGTCACTGAATTTCTCTTCAAAGCCTGCGACTTTAAATAATGTCCTATCCTGAAGCTTGATTCTGAAGCCTCCTTAATCACGTTTTCCATGGGGTCCGTGAAAGCGGAATGCCCTTTCACTTTGTTCTCGTCTGGAAGAATTTCTTTATTTGCTGTGTCTGTACTCTGCTTTCTTTACCACTAGGAGAATAAATAAAGAGCACTCTGCTTTCTTTACCACTAGGAGAATAAATAAAGAGAAATGCTCTGCTACATTTTCCAACGCcgtaagttttttatttttatttttcttctttaaatATTCTCAGATTgtgtgaaaataattaaatatgtgTTGTTTTTTACACTTTTTAAATATCTCTGTGTATTTAGTAATATAAATTGGAATGGAGGTAAAATGGCCGATAAAATAgttcatttattattttattaaaagtgTCATTTGACCCTGCTGATGTATTGTGATCCCCCGCCTTCTGCTCGCACTGCGTTAACCATTTAATGGGAGTGATTTTTTATTCTCcaaatcttcttcttttttttttggtgaacCTATGTACTTTTAATATATTAATGGTAAGTTCTATTCATCTTTAAAAAAAGTgtcattttaataatatttattagaatagaggtcaattttttatattaaatgtctttttttttttaataaatatttatgtgTTTATTAATAACATTTATTAGAATGGAGGTAAAaacaattaatataaataattgGATTATTTAGTTATTGGACCTTTTTGCTTATGTAGTTAATAaaatacatttaaattttaaattgtttttagTTAAGTATTATTTATAGAAGATTATATTTGTCAAAATTATTCAAAGTGATCTTTATTTAAGTGTACTTTGGAGATAATCTAACTTTAGTAGATAGTGTAATTAAGAAACATATTATCATCGTCATGATTAAATTCAACCAATTAAAATACAATACTTCAAGATTATACATTATCTTTTATTTTCATCAAACatagattttaaattttaattgcaataCTCATAAATTAGAGACTATGCGAGAGAGATAAGATTAACATTCGACATTTTTTAAAGAGGAACTAAAGAGTGTAAGCACTTAATG contains:
- the LOC131028893 gene encoding ankyrin repeat-containing protein At5g02620, producing the protein MNAAVFLAARNGDLDAIKKLHGQNPRQLKEVSFEGNTVLHIAAKDGHLELVQWILQNVKGLITARNADYNTPLHSAAKGGNAEIITTLLRYNKCPAAKRNQFGESALLIAAEHGHVDAVRVLVDATPFYLIIWPRNDHQTCLHVAAYGGHFEVARLIIERKSFSNIVHFILLIRDVYGATPLHCAIHGEDPRIVTEILNVHVFCFDKSIMTKRDNFGRCAVHVAAIKGRWDMIEIFISRMPDCVEIRSSDLKTTLHFAVESNQFEVVQKLLFHYKLEEVAKLVSYDRDISGNTALHLATINLVDPQLVEYLVSFPNVNVNAINGDGKTVLDIVTSENKPRCDKIKCILEDAGASQSCINNSEPQKSTGSEQGNGDEGKIMGVDTLVASLIASITFSVIFQVPGGVTSGFKNKGENEVASLGLNTLFQIFLFSDSLALFSSLTVVISWLFHERLHVSRRANRSLLANFSVLSLGTSIASTALAFLSATILVTVPLNYENMKHKDQKHFKKYQLLLGGEIFTAFIVPTLALLFLSMLWVVEYYFKATIEYQAHLKKQLKQVLIYIIPSFSIIFGIIVCYGVV